The Pseudomonadota bacterium genomic interval CCTCGCTCCGCTCGGCGTAGCCCGAGAAGCGCACCCGGCAGGATCGATCCAAGGCAAACCCCTCGCCCAGGATCTGCAGCCGCTCCCCCGGCTCCACCGCATCCGGCTTGATCGCTTCGAGCTCGATCAACTCGATCTCTGCCAGCGATTGACAGCCCAGCACTCCGAGCAACAGCAGCGGCGCCGCGGTCCACCGCTGGAGCCTGCCCCTGCATCGCAGGAGCGCTGCGAGGACGCGAACGCAGAGCACCCCGGCCAACCGACCCGCACCGAACGAGGCCCGGCTGCTCAACCCAGCCATGCTGCCAGGCTGCCGCCCGACCAGCCGCTGGTCAAAAAACCCGCGCTAGCGCGTCGCGTCAAACAACGCTGCCACCTGGATTCTCGCGTAAGTTCCCCTCCGAGGACCGAACAAGCCTCCGTTGACACCCCCCCGAAGCCGATGCTACATGCCAGCCGCTCCGCGCGCCGGTGACAACAACACCCAGGGGCCGTAGCTCAGCTGGGAGAGCGCATGACTGGCAGTCATGAGGTCAGGGGTTCGATCCCCCTCGGCTCCACTCTCCAGAACCGATGTGATTCTGGGCGGCTACGGGGTGGCTTACCCTGGCACCATGGCGGTCGCGCGCGATCTTTACGGTCAAGCCTTCGGCAAGTAGTTGCGTTTACGATCGCACCATCGACGCGAGCCGGCTACCGGCCGGCTCGAGCGCCGAGCACCTCGTCGAAGAACGTGCCGAGCGCCTGCACGTACGTCGAGCCCGTGACAAACACCCCATCGTTGTGACCGCCGGAAAGCTCCAGAAAACGCTTCGGCTCGGGAGCCGCCTCGTACAGTCTGCGTCCCAGTGCGTACGGGATGATCTCGTCGATCGGGCTGTGCGCCATCAGCTTGGGCACCTTCACACCGGCGATGCGATCGACGGATGCGAAACGCGATCCGACCAGCAGCTTGACGGGCAGCCACGGGTAATGATGGCGGCCCACGTCCGCCAGATGCGTAAAGGTCGACTCGACGACGAGGCCCGCCACGGGGTGCTCGCTAGCAACCCAGATGGCCACGGCTCCACCCAGCGAGCGACCCATCAGGATCACGCGACCGGGGTCGAGGCCGGGCACCTGAAGCACGTGGTGGTAGGCCGCCTCCGCGTCCGCATACAGGCCGGCTTCACTGGGAACCCCGGTGCTCGTGCCGTAGCCCCGATAGTCGAAAATGAGCACGTCGAGCCCGAGGTCTGCCAACAGGGCGAGCGTTTCCAGCCGGTGCGAAATGTTGCCGGCGTTGCCATGGCAGAACACGACTACGCCCATGGGCGGAGGCCGGCCGGCCAGCTCGCTTGGCCTCCTCGAATGCACGTACCATGCACCCAGCCGTTCACCGTCCCGGCTTCGAAGCTGCACCTCGTCGTAGCGCAACCCTACGTGTGCGGGTGTCGCTTCCACATCCCGGCTGGGGAAGAAGACGAGCGAGTCGATGCTCAAAGCCATGAAGACCGCGATCGCCGCGTAGGCTAACACGCACACCAGTGCCAGGCGCATGGCCGATCGAAGCACGAATCCTCAGCACCGCCGAAGGGCTCGTGACAGAGTAACTGGTCGAGACCGGCCGCGCAGGGTGGATGCGATTCGCCGGCGCGCTTCCGCGTCATTGCGGCGCCAGCTCGCGGACCAGCTCGGCCAGACGGCTGCTGCTCACGAGGCTCTGCAGCCGGTGCCCATCGTCGACCTCTTCGAGGCGTACCAGGCCCCGTGTGCCGGTCAGCGCGAGCTTGCGGCTATCGGCCGGATCCACGATGTCATCGCGCCGGCCATGCACCAGGCAGACCCTGACTCCTTCGGGCAGCTTGCAGGCGGCACCCAGCTTGATCCCGGCCTGGGCGAGCAACAAGGTGGGTCCGCGCCACACGCCGTCCCGCAGCAGGCGAAGCGCGACCGCACCACCAAACGAGGAGCCGACCAGCACCTCGGGCTTGAAGCTACGGATGAAATCCGCCTGCAATCGAACACAGACCTCGAAGTCGCTCGTGTCCATGGCGGGTGTACGCGCATCGAAGTGACGCGCCAGAAACTGGGCTTTGCTGCCCTGCGGACTGCCCTCGAGACCGTGGATGAACTGTACGCGAAGCATGTGATCCAGTAGACACCGTGATGCGCTCCGAGGAAAGCGCGCTCGACCCCGGGATGTCCAGCGGGGTCACGATCGGCCGGCGCCGAGCTTTCCTGCGGGGCTTGCCCGAAAATAGAGTAACGTAGCGGCCTGCGAAGGACTATGGACCCTGGCGGGCGGCGCTCGCGGGCACAGCACCACGGCCTATGGACCAACCCGAACACGG includes:
- a CDS encoding alpha/beta hydrolase, producing MRLALVCVLAYAAIAVFMALSIDSLVFFPSRDVEATPAHVGLRYDEVQLRSRDGERLGAWYVHSRRPSELAGRPPPMGVVVFCHGNAGNISHRLETLALLADLGLDVLIFDYRGYGTSTGVPSEAGLYADAEAAYHHVLQVPGLDPGRVILMGRSLGGAVAIWVASEHPVAGLVVESTFTHLADVGRHHYPWLPVKLLVGSRFASVDRIAGVKVPKLMAHSPIDEIIPYALGRRLYEAAPEPKRFLELSGGHNDGVFVTGSTYVQALGTFFDEVLGARAGR